The genomic interval CTTTGGTGGTCTAATAAGCAGATATGAGTGAATTCTAGTTTGCTAGTGATCATGTGCATTGAAATGTGAAAATGTCTTAACTATAGAAAATCATACCTTGAGAGCATCTCTGTTCTGACCCCAACTAAACTTGGGAATTTTGGTTTGAACTCTTATATAAGTCATTGAATCACTCATAGGGTCTCAGGATTCAGCTTACAGTCTGTCACCCAAGTACAAACTgggctgttgttgctgctattgttgtgtgcctccaagtcattttttacttatggcgaccctaaggtgaatctatcaaaaggttttcttggcaagcctcttcagaggggatttgacattgctatcctctgaggctgagagaatgtgacttgcccaaggtcacccagtgggtttccatggccaagccaggattcaaaccttggtctctcagtgtcctactCCAACTCTCATCCTTGTTTATCTTCCACGATGTTAGGATcaggtgccttcagggtatttaggccccttgagagtaaactacttttgcattctgaactcagtttgcggCAAGTGAAGGCAGCCTAAGGTCAGCGGGAGGATGctagagaaactgggacttttgaaaagcagctgacaaAATGGGATGGAAGAGGAATAAATCGGGATTTCTCtcccctgccaaatcaagacagctAGAGGGGTTGCAACAGCATGCAAAAATCTTGCATGCAAAAGCTGAGCAAACCTTTTCCTGAATTACTGTACAGTAGTTTAAATGCACCATCCAGCCTCCCACTGAATGAGGAGTTAAAGCAATAGAGTGAGGATTTCCTCTGCAATCCTAGAGcgaaggagagggaagaaaagaagagcaaaAAGGCTGGAGGGACATTGAATTGTGATGGAAACTTCCTGTTGGCACAGAGCTAGAGAGGTACTCACAAAGCAGCCTGGTGGTGTGTATATTGGTATTTGCATTTGAGAGACTTTTCCTTCCACTCTTTGAGGTGGAGAAAAGGACTGGGATCCCTCTTTTCATTCAGAAAAGAGCTGCACTTTTGCACTGGATGCTGGAGCATTAAGAGAACTGGGATCCATGCCCTAACAGAGGGGCACAGGGTGAGTTGGGGAAAACTGCAAAAGCCTCCAACAGCAAGGATGCATGCATGCAAAAGTTGCTTTTCctggatttcttctttttcttggttCTTCTTTCTCTGATCTGACAGCCAGGAGGACCTAGCCCCAGATCTTCTGCAGCTGCAAACAATCAGTGTGTCATTGCTCAGTGACCACTTCAAACCAGCATTTTGCATTTACAGTCAAAGTGTGGGTCCCCATTCTGGTCCCTGTCCTATACATGCCAACTTGGAAATAACCGCCACTGAGTTTAATGGGACCTACACCCAGGTAAACTAGAGCAAGACTGCAGCCTTAATCTGGAGTGAAAGGATCAGGATTTAGGTGAATATCATTTGTTCCTATCCTTCTTCTGTCCTTATGAATTCTATTCTGGGACTTCATCTTATGGGCCAAATGTGGACCTCCAGACAGTCCATAGACCATGTCTCATTGGCCCAAACCATACCAACTTTGGTAGACCCACCGTTGTATATTCTGTTCTGCACTGTCCTGTAGCTATACGGATGGTGAGAATTTTGTATGAGCCAGTGAATgtaaaatctctttctctcttcctctctcgcTTTTTATAGAATATGGAACACATTTTCCCTCTGAGCCagtattttgccatttttagtGAACCATGGAGTTTGATTAAGAAACACTGCAGAGCTAGCAAGGTTGAAGTCTGTTGTATCCCAGTGATTTGACTTGGTATAACCTggtgccagaacagcagcctctaGACCTTGAAAAGCATGAGCCAAAAGctgggaaaagttgctttttgaggGGCTATGGCTCCCAATGTCTATCAGCCAGCAAGACCTACTCTTGATGTCTAGTAGATACAACAGTAGTGGCTGTGCTAgctgggtgggggattctggaagctgcaatccaaatAAAGTTTTCCAGGTTCTGATTAGGAGAAAGGTCCATGCATTTCTTCATCCACTGAATAGTTTAGAGATGGTCAGAGGGGGAGAAACAGGATAAGATTTTTATTGACTTTCCCCCTCTTCCAGACAGGATACTCTATAGTTAAGCTCAATATGATCTCCTGGATGGAGCGACAGGAAGAACCAGAAGTCCCAAAACAGGACTTGGACCAAAGACCagaagaaaggggaagccaagGAGATGCCCATGCAGGTGAGCAAGTGACAAACAGAGCTGGCAGGAACATCCTTCATTCTTCCTAATACAACACTGGGCCAGGTGGAACTTCCATTTAAACAGCAAGTTCCTCCTCTAATTTTGTGTGAATAAATGAAGTTCAGGAAAGGTAGGAGAACACATCCACCTTTGCTCCCTGCAAGTTTAGAGTGGGAATGGGGGAGGTCCACAACAGGCCCTTTTCAGTGGTGTTGCCTGGGATGTGCAAGAGGCATGTACAAAGCAACTCATATGGAAACCCTCAAGGAAATCCActgcatgactttgggcaagttacactttctcagccccaggggaaaaCAATtgtaaacctctgaacaaatcttgctaagaaaaccttgtgataggtttgccttagggttgctataagtcggaaacaacttgaaggaaggcacacaacaacaacaaagtctgttAGTGGCTGTGTAGTAGCAGAGGTGGACAGGGACTCATCTAAAAGTGGATAGGAcaccttccttttttcttgttaTTAATTGTCAtctgtcaagttggctttgacttatgacatTAGGAGTGGGAGCTCTCCAGAGCACCCTGCTATTACCAGCTCTtctaaggtcttgcaaactcagggctgtagccTCTTTGATTGAACCAATCCTTCTGGTAagttgtctttctcttttcctattgccttccaccttgccaggcattatcatcttttcttaTGATTCATGCATCTCTTGATATTTCCAAAGTACAATTGCCTCAGTTTCCTCATTTTGGCTACTGgggaaagttcaggtttgatttgctcttggactcatttatttgtctttttgaaaaTGCATGGTACCTGCAGAAATCTCCTCCAGCACCCCATTtcaaacacatttatttttgtcccatcagttttcttcactctccaaCTTTCACAGCTACACCCAAGACTCAGAAATACAATGGTACGGATGATCCtgactctttttgttgttgttgtgtgccttcaacttgtttttgacttatggcagtgaccctatcacagggttttcttggcaagatttgtccagaggaatttctgcctttgtcttcctctaaggctgagagaatggaacttgcctaaggtcacccagtgggtttctgtggtcaagtgtggattcaaactctggtctccagagtgattgtccaacactcaaaccactacaccacactggctcctttttcctctttattatttatttatttatttatttcatttactgccacctttctccccatagggacccaaggcagctcacagacaaaaGCATCTAAAAtatcagtaaaattcaaaacaattaaaatctacacacaatataaaaccacataaaaatattcaaaagttgAAAAGCATAGCTCCATAAAAGCCACCCTGATATGACTTATATACCAAAtgtctgcttaaataaaaatgtcttggcttgcAAATGAAAAACAGACTGTGAGGGGGCTCACCGttgaagggaattccagagggtgggagcagccaccaagaaggctctcgcTCATGTCCTCATTAAGCGAGCCTATGATCCAACTTGGCGGGACCTAGAGAAAGCCTTTTCCTGAGGATTGTAGGGCCCTGGctggttcgtatggggagatacagtctctcaaatagtctttcattcccctctcttcctcctcctctcattttcTGGCAGTAATGTGAAACAGAGATCCAAAGTGAAATAAATTCAAATCCAGGAttgattttttctttaaaaaaatcctcttgcATCACACTAATTTCTTTTACCATGTCTTTGTGTCTCTAGAGGAGGAGAAGACCAGTGAGGACGAAgactgggaagaggaagaagagatctCAGTTGTCCATAGTGGTCCTGAATCTGAAGATCCCTCAGTGGTTGACTCAGCGGCCCTGGACTGGGAGGAGGCCTATGAGACCCTCCAAGATAGTGATGGCAGCAGCGGTAGCCATGGTACCAGGGCTAGAGTGGGAAAACCCACTCAGGGGAGGCATCCCTGGGGCAGTTGTCACAGTCGTCTGGACTATCACCGTGTGGGGACTGCCTCCCCGAGGTTCTTTGACTGCCCTGACTGTGGGAAACAGTTCACGCTGAGCTCACACCTGATCCGGCACCAGCGAGTTCATACGGGGGAGAGACCCTTTGGGTGCCGCTCATGCACCAAGAGCTTCTCTCAGCGGTCAGACCTGGTGCGCCATGAACGCACCCACACAGGCATCAAGCTCTACCGTTGCACTCAGTGCGGCAAGTCTTTTTCAGAGAGTTCCCATCTCATCCGCCACCAGATCATCCATTCTGGGGAGAAGCCTTTCCAGTGCAATGTCTGTGGCAAGCGCTACGGTGACAGCTCCTACCTCACTGTCCACCAGCGGGCCCACACGGGTGCCCGCCCCTACCGCTGTGCCCGCTGTGGCAAAAGTTTTGGCCGGTCCTCCACTCTCATCCGCCACCAGCGTGTTCATGGTGACCCAGCCCCTGCCCCTGGGGATAAGCCACGGCCACGAGGGATTTGGACAGCATTTGCCCGCCTACCAGGTGATGAGGACAGTGACTCGAAACGCATCCTGTCCCCTCAGAAGTTGCCGACATCTCCAGGGCCTTCCCTCACATCCTCCATCCTGCCACCTGCAGCTCACATTGACCCATGTTCCATGAGAATTATGGGGTGGCAGTGGGGGATGGAGTAAAATGCAAAACCATgagtgggaggagaggaaaaacagacaGCAACCATTTGTCAGAAAGAAATTAACAAATGCCTAGGACCGTGAGATCTGATGGCCAGGAGGGCATTGATTCTCAAGAGAAAGAACTGGTGACTGCTACTAGAGAGACCAATGGTTACCCTGCTGACCAAATAACTTAGATTTTTGTAAGAGTGTACTGATGCTGACTCTTTGCTGAGACAATTATTTGAAAAGTATAAGGTATAAAGATATGAGTAAGGAAAGTGACCTCCATGTTTTCAGTCCCCAAAGCTCTCTGCCTTTATAGGGCCTTCACAACATTCCTGAAGACATATTTTGGTGACTTTTCCCTTCTCTGATTTGTTTGTGACCATCTAATCAGGTTCATGGGGACAGTGGTTTCAGGTTGGTAGAAACTGTGTGGCCCCTGGACCCTAGGAGGCTGTAAACTGTTGGACAGAGATAGTTAACAGTTCATTACAGATTGGGGCTGGAACCCAGGACATTGGAAATTTTGTCCATTGATAATTTTATGCTTAGGGGATTGCAGGAGGTTTtggacttttttctgttcttatgAGATGAGAATAGTATTTATTGATGCTTTAGCCTTCGCGTTTCCTTCCCCCAAGATTTATCACCTAGATTTGTCCAATTTAAATTCCAAGTCTATGACAGGCAACGATCTTGTTTTCAGCAAATGCTTATAATATAAAGAGGATATCAATATTAAAACACATGCACATTTGCACATTTGAGGGGAGCCTGTGGTGGTATCAGAAATATGTATTATTggaagtaaaacaaaaaatgaatgaTTAAAAGAATTAATTAGCTAACCAGCAAGCTTTGTCATTTTCAATAGTAGCTGTAGTCTCTTGGGACTTtcacaacaaaaagaaaactagAGTTCTGTTTCTAGAAAGATCTGAACACATTTTACGCATAATTAAGAGATGCAGCTGTCATTGCTTCAGTTGATGTTGGCTTTGCTTATGATTTGAATGAGAGCCACTTTGACTGGCCCTCCACCTTGACCCACCATATTTGCAAACACTTGGCCTAAATCAGTGATTAGAAATGCAAGCGCTGATCTCCAAGGTGAAGACAGTGTGGAGGTATGTCACAACCAATCCATAAGGTGGCAGCACCAGGCAATCCATGGGAGCTCTGAAATAAATTATGTCTGGAATGGTTATGAAATTGGGGTGAGAATGCAGGAAGGGAGCATGCTATCCATGCAAGCATCTGCTTTGGAGAGATATGATAAAGAAATATTTGAAGAACTCCTTTATCATATTTCTCATGGAAAGGTTGCTTTTTTTTGCACTGCAATATCCAGTGCTTATTTTAATTGATGGATTATAGGAATTGTCTAAAATAGCTTTCCTAAGTTTTGCACACACATGCCAGAGCTCCAGACATAGAAATTTATTAAGCCTCTGAAGAAACAGATAAATGAGTTTTGAGGTCCTCCCATGAGCTGCTTCAGGCAGCGGATATAGGGGGCCCTTggtatatacagtggcatagtaaattggtgtcccttaatcaagttttcattttggattttaaaaaatattttcaagatgtgggcGGTGTAATCGGTGGATAAAAatatttgtggatacagagggccgatcATACTAGCAGTACAGAATAGATAGACTGTCAAATCCAGCAGAATACCAGAGTTCAGAAACTCAAGCTCCGCAGCAAAAACTCAGAAACCTTTcttaagaaactatagatccagtccGGTGACTTTCATTCTCAGAACTGACCAgcaaatgtgaagtcgaaggtttcatggctggcatccatagttt from Sceloporus undulatus isolate JIND9_A2432 ecotype Alabama chromosome 6, SceUnd_v1.1, whole genome shotgun sequence carries:
- the LOC121933326 gene encoding zinc finger protein 239-like isoform X3; this translates as METSCWHRAREVLTKQPEEEKTSEDEDWEEEEEISVVHSGPESEDPSVVDSAALDWEEAYETLQDSDGSSGSHGTRARVGKPTQGRHPWGSCHSRLDYHRVGTASPRFFDCPDCGKQFTLSSHLIRHQRVHTGERPFGCRSCTKSFSQRSDLVRHERTHTGIKLYRCTQCGKSFSESSHLIRHQIIHSGEKPFQCNVCGKRYGDSSYLTVHQRAHTGARPYRCARCGKSFGRSSTLIRHQRVHGDPAPAPGDKPRPRGIWTAFARLPGDEDSDSKRILSPQKLPTSPGPSLTSSILPPAAHIDPCSMRIMGWQWGME
- the LOC121933326 gene encoding zinc finger protein 135-like isoform X1; amino-acid sequence: METSCWHRARETGYSIVKLNMISWMERQEEPEVPKQDLDQRPEERGSQGDAHAEEEKTSEDEDWEEEEEISVVHSGPESEDPSVVDSAALDWEEAYETLQDSDGSSGSHGTRARVGKPTQGRHPWGSCHSRLDYHRVGTASPRFFDCPDCGKQFTLSSHLIRHQRVHTGERPFGCRSCTKSFSQRSDLVRHERTHTGIKLYRCTQCGKSFSESSHLIRHQIIHSGEKPFQCNVCGKRYGDSSYLTVHQRAHTGARPYRCARCGKSFGRSSTLIRHQRVHGDPAPAPGDKPRPRGIWTAFARLPGDEDSDSKRILSPQKLPTSPGPSLTSSILPPAAHIDPCSMRIMGWQWGME
- the LOC121933326 gene encoding zinc finger protein 239-like isoform X2, with protein sequence MISWMERQEEPEVPKQDLDQRPEERGSQGDAHAEEEKTSEDEDWEEEEEISVVHSGPESEDPSVVDSAALDWEEAYETLQDSDGSSGSHGTRARVGKPTQGRHPWGSCHSRLDYHRVGTASPRFFDCPDCGKQFTLSSHLIRHQRVHTGERPFGCRSCTKSFSQRSDLVRHERTHTGIKLYRCTQCGKSFSESSHLIRHQIIHSGEKPFQCNVCGKRYGDSSYLTVHQRAHTGARPYRCARCGKSFGRSSTLIRHQRVHGDPAPAPGDKPRPRGIWTAFARLPGDEDSDSKRILSPQKLPTSPGPSLTSSILPPAAHIDPCSMRIMGWQWGME